aatcatttgtttaCTTTCCAGATGAAGAAAAAGCTCGCTTGAATCATCCTGatcgttttaaaaataattaaagtctGTTAGGAATATTTGACTGctctataatttttattgaaacatcAAAAGATTTAGAACTGCAATCTGCAACATGGTCTGAGTACAAGCACCACAATACAATGAAGTTCCTTGTATCAGTTACATCCAGCTctttcataaattttgtttcGAAAGCATATACTGGAAGAATATCAGATAAAGCAATAACATTGGATTGTAACTATCTTACAAAATTCCCTCCTTATTCTTCAATCATGGCTGATAAAGGTTTTAATATTGCTAGTGAGTGTGCTGCTTATAGGATTACCTTTATTTCCCCACCTGGAAAACGAGAAGCTTCTCAAATAACACCTGAAGAAGTAGTAAAAACGAGTAATATTGCTAAACTCAGAATTCTCATTGAACAGATAATTAGAAGAATGAAAACTTTTCGAATAATTGGACAAGAATTTCCTATATCACTTCTTGATAACCTTAATGACATTATAGTGATTTGTGCAGCTCTTtccaattttaaatgtttaatcatGAAATAATACTTTATCGATGctccaaaacaaaaatttgttggtccaagtatatatatatatatatatatatactatatatatatatgtatgcatatatatatatgttatatataatatgtatattatatatatatatatatatatatatatatatatatatatatatctatatatatgtatatatatgtatatatattagactGCTTCATTTTGGGgtcatgaaaaaatttaaagtaccaTGGAGTCTTATCTgctgcttttttttcaattttgaccatttttaggggttgctcaagtGCCCCAATTGCCTGAATTTAGACCTTTTTAAGCCTATTTTTGGCATATTTGAGCAAGTtctaaaactcaaaataattaaatttttttctttccagAGTTTCTTCTAagttagaaaaaacaaataaaaatgcatggtatttttatttatctgaaatatttcatgcaaatctatttataaaatcCCAAATTTAGCgcaattttttccaatttttacgCAACGTAATAACTTTGTTGATATGTAAAGTCATAAAACGTCTAGcgatttgattttatatatttcttaataatagtgttattttttacaaatattatgcaatatttttatattgtttttttgtttttcttggaggtttttctttttcctaCATACTTCCTTTTGTAATTGTGCATGAATAAAAGTGAATCTTGTCTTTTTTCTTCCTTTCTGGCAATATCAATGTTGTCCTTTATGAGTTTAACAGTTCTTTCAGAGCAATCATTAACAActgcaagattaaaaatagcatctttaaattttatgtagaAATCGTTACAAGTCCAATACTCTGGCGGGGTTTTCATCCATTGACAGTCACTTTTACTCTGCCCTATCATAAGGAACAAAAGCCACGAATTTTCTGTGACCAATTCAACTAAGCTTGGTGGCTTCGGTCCACTGAAGTCTAAAGAATTGAGGACCTCCATGTTAGCTTTTATTCGGGCTAACGAATATTTATCTAAGCTACGAAATTCAAAGCTGTATAATTTTTGAGCAATTTCACCTCTTTCTTCACAGTTTTCATCAGCTAAGGCAAGAACAACAAGGTAAAGGTCCAGAAACCATGTGTGCCGTTTGATTGATTCAATGACTGATTCTGCCCCAATCAAATTGTACTCCTTAAACCTATTCATTTGCCAAAGAGCTCTCATATCCtggataaacaaaaaattgttaagtaACTAGcttaccttaaaaaaatttatattttagaaacttttaatcaaaactttttatttataatagaatccttatatatatatatatatatatatatatatatatatatatatatattatatatatatatatatatatatatatatatatatatatatatatatatatatatatttatatatatatatatgtatatatatatacatatatatacatatatatatatatatatatatatatatatatatatatatatatatatatatatatatatatatatatatatatatatatatatatatatatatatatatatatgtatatatatgtatatatatatacatatatatatatataaatatatatatatatatatatatatatatataaatatatatatatatatatatatatatatatatatgtatgtatatatatatatatatatatatatatatatatatatatatcatacttGTTAACTTGGTACCTACCTGACGAGGAGCCACAGCAGATAGTTCAGCTTTGAGAAACCAGGTAGTATAGAAAACAgccacacatatatatatatatatatatatatatatatatatatatatatatatatatatatatatatatatatgtatatacatgtatatatatatatatatatataaatatatatatatatatatatatatatatatgtatatatatatatatatatatatatatatatatatatatatatatatatatcatacttGTTAACTTGGTACCTACCTGACGAGGAGCCACAGCAGATAGTTCAGCTTTGAGAAACCAGGTAGTATAGAAAACAGCCACAAAAGTTGCCACTTCAGTAATTTCATTTTTCAGTCGATTTGTCAGACTGGGTATTGCATCCATCATAAGCTGGAGCTTTAGGTAGTAGATacctataaaaatatacatttttattttttttgaaaagctaaATATTTGATCATGTataacaaattcatttttttttgctatgaagctataatttttaactttggaCTTTTTCCTATCATAAACCTAAAACTCTCTACCTTTTGCCATAAAACGGGCATGATGAATTGCTCCGGGTGTACGAAACTTGTACTTTTCCTCAGAAAGCACCATAAGTGTAAGCTCTGTCAGCTCAATGTAGTCCTTCCTTGTAGCCCCATCCTAAAAATTAAACCAGAAGTATATTGGTATAATGCAATAAACATAGGTATGTATACTTTTGTCTTATAAAGAATAATagaattaaacaagaaaaatctaGGATATATTACTACTTCATAGTACATATTGTATACATAACTACATATTAAAACATCTAGTCATCGGGCTATCTTTTTCAGAGACCCATGGGTGATAATATTTCTGCAGAACGTTATGCTTTCATGTTTTTGATGACCAAGCCATGTTTCATCTGGAATAGTCAATCTTCTCAacacctttttatttaaaatgtaaaaaaaaaatcaaagagctcaaaattgaagaaatactagggtacaataatattttacaaaaatgttaacCAATTTTGTAAAACCCTACCTGGTTCTCTACATCAAGATCATTCCatgttgattttaatattttaaacagcaTATTATCTGGTCCAGAAGTAGCACTACTTGGATAATTTTTCCAGAAATGTGTTATGTGTAGCTCGTTTATATGATGTCGGCATGCAATAGATAAAACTGGTCGCTGAAAAACTTCATTTACCAGTAAAGAAACAGCTCCATTTTTGTTTCCAGTGTTGATTCTGGTTGTATCAAATGTAACAGCTTGTATACTGTTTGTAAGGTCAAAGCAATTCAAGATATCTCTGATcgcatttttttgattttcgcCAGTTCCGGAAGAAATAGCTGGAATTCCCAACAGGTGCGTTTCCATGTTACCGTTTATTAATATTGCTAATCGatctttttctgattttttccCATCAGTATATTCATGACAtacttttccatcaaaatggaGTTGAACTAAAAtgttcttattattatttctgaaatttctcAAATGGTCCTTGATCCTCTTTGATTCATCATAAATGACTTTATCTGCTGCTCTTAATGCTGTAGAGgttgaacatttaaattcatctatATTTCCACCTGATTTAGCAATTATACTATTAACCATGGCAGTATGCTGCCTATGACTTAATCCTTCCCCAACAGCAGTATCAGCAGTTCTCTTGAGAATATCTTTTGGAAGTAGAACAGTATCTGGTTTTTTGACTTTCTTCTTTAACTCTGGATCTGGATACGGGAAATCATCATTATCTTCATTTTTATCGGATCCATTTGAGCTGAATTCACTCTCTGACATGGTTTCATTCAAACTTGATCTCATTTCAAACTTGGATAAACTCCTGTTAACAGAGGAAATGTACCTTGTGTCTAATCCACCTATTCTTGTTTTTCTATCTCCTAATTGGtctaataaaaaagcaatatctTCAGTCTTGTCTCGACAACTTCTTTTCTTATCAGCTTTAATGATTGCAACCAGAGTATCGAGCTCAGGTGCAATCCAAAAGATCCTTTTCATCTGAGTTAAAAATTTCCTCCTTTTTTCAATTTCTGATAAAGTTTgtcttgatttgtttttttttaacagtttccaAGTTAGGATCAGCTTCTCtatctttttactaaaaaatgtgaTTTGTAGGTTCTGAACATTTTACAACACATCTATTtctgttaattaatttatttaacagcagatatttgttatattaattgttttcctctaataatatacaaataaacaaaaacaaatacagTCTGGTACCTACCTAGTTGTTTGTAATTGCAAAATCTGAAATCCACCCTTCAACCAAGGTGCAATTAACTTTGAAAGAGTGCAGCATAAAGACTTTTCATTATGGCATCTGATTTCAAAGTGTTTTGTCAACGGACAGTGGATAATTctactttctttttgttttggaTGCTTCTCCTTTAAATGCAAGAAGTATTGCAAAACCTCTTGCTCTGTAGAAAATTTGTCTTTTGGTAAGGATGACCTGGATTCCCCaaccaaaaaatttacttttttcttactttttccCGACATGAATAAAACTGTAGTAAATAGCTCTGATAAGCATATGAAGTAAGTGTATCATGAAAGTTATCAATAATTATTTCCCgcgtttttaaatgaaaattaaatatcgTCTTTGCTAAAAAGTAATTCGCATAACGTGTTTAAGCAAGTACGCTAAAGTATTAAAGTAAATGCGAAGCgtaaaaattggtaaaaatccGCATAACTATGCAATTTTTTAGTTAGgtttagacaaaatattttaggcaAATTAAATTaccatgcatttttttttttcttttaacttagaAGAAACtctggaaagaaaaaaaatagaattattttgagttttagaACCCGCTCAAACGTGTTgaaaataagcttaaaaaagGGTAAATAAGTCAAAAATTAGACCATTAGGGCacttgagcaacccctaaaagtggttaaaactcaaaaaaaaaaaaaatctactaatAAAATAGGGGTCTGCGCAGCAGATAAAACTCCAtggtactttaaattttttcatgacTCCAAAATGAAGcagtctaatatatatatatatatatatatatatatatatatatatatatatatatatatatatatatatatatatatatatatatatatatatatatatatatatatatatatatatatatatatatatatatatatatatatatatatatatagaacccTTAGATGTTGTCCGAAAGTTTTTTCgatattttgttgacaaaaagtaaaaattaaaatgcaagaccggaattttttttttttaataatgatagactgcctgccccaaccaaaccctcagtcgatgtagcagcactcccttgcgggtcaggctatttgtcagtcgatgtagcagcactcccccgcgagtcaggctatttgtcagtcgatgtagcagcactcccttgcgagtcaggctatttgtcagtcgatgtagcagcactcccttgcgagtcaggctataagatagtcgatgtagcaacactccgcgcatgatttacagtaaaaaaaaataaaaataaaaacattttattaaaaaaaataaaaataaaaacattttattaaaaaaaataaaaataaaaacattgtttatattgttaaaaacattcaaaatgttataaaaacattcTGGTCAATTAAATTTgcgtttttgtggtttttttaaaaaacgattaatttgtaattaaattaatggtTTTTACTTTCGTCCAACACGGAAATGTTGGACGAAagtcaaaagtaattaaaagtgaCGTATGTGTTGGCGTAAGAATCACTTTTTTCCTTCCGCTCTTCCTAAAGCCAACAAACTAtagaactatatatatatatatatatatatatatatatatatattatatatatatatatatatatatatatatatatatatatatatatatatatatatatatatatatatatatatatatatatacaacccttaGATGTTGTCCGAAAGTTTTTTCgatattttgttgacaaaaagtaaaaattaaaatgcaagaccggaatttttttttttttaataatgatagactgcctgccccaaccaaacccttagtcgatgtagcagcactcccttgcgggtcaggctatttgtcagtcgatatagcagcactcccttgcgagtcaggctatttgtcagtcgatgtagcagcactcccttgcgagtcaggctatttgtcagtcgatgtagcagcactcccttgcgagtcaggctataagatagtcgatgtagcaacactccgcgcatgatttacagtaaaaaaaataaaaataaaaacattttattaaaaaaaataaaaataaaaacattttattaaaaaaaataaaaaaaaaacattgtttatattgttaaaaacattcacaatgtttttaaaacattctggtCAATTAAATTTgcgtttttgtggtttttttaaaaaacgattaatttgtaattaaattaatggtTTTTACTTTCGTCCAACACGGAAATGTTGGACGaaagttaaaagtaattaaaagtgaCGTATATGTTGGCGTAAGAATCACTTTTTTCCTTCCGCTCTTCCCAAAGCCAACAAACTatagatctatatatatatatatatatatatatatatatatatttatattatatatatatatatagtatatatatatataagtatatatatatatatgtttataaatatatatactataaatatatactatatatatatatatatatattatatatatatatatatatatatatatatatatatatatatgcatatatatatgtattatatatatatatatatatatatatatatatatattattatatatattaatatattaataatattattattattatatatatatatatttaaatagggaaatattattattattatatatatatattattattattattatatatatatatattattattattattattattattattattattatatatatatatatatatatatatatcttaactCAACttagtttctccgcgcagcggccttgcttgtcaaggttcgtgtttcggtgTTAAAGAGTTGAAAGAGAGTTGTAACACGAAGGAAGGctaacaatgtaaaaaaaaaaaaagtacaaacttgcatattaaaaatatgtacttaAGCTAATTAAGTTACTTCATAAACGGAAAGGGCGCTTATTGATTTTCAGTTTTCCAACCCCTTCAAACGGAGCTTATTctgaaaactaattttcaaaGAATATGCACTAAGGAgctatattgatatatatttttttaattcattgactaaacttattttgcttttaaagtagccaaaaaaaatctattaatgcaactataaaaatatataaataatttaaccttCTAAAACAATAGTTAGACATTCATCATAATTATCACAAACGTCATTATTGTTTGGAACTGTTGAATTGACAACATCTTTTAGACACGTTTCTTTTTTCggaactttttctatttttagctcaggaaaaataaaagttttttaaaaaagtgttagtttatgtaaaaCACAGTCCCAAAATATACTGTCAAATTCAATCCGTTCTAAATGGTAACCATGGAgagtgaaaacaaaaaaatctgcaTAAACAACTTCTTTTACAGCCATTTGACTTTGCACTTGGAAAAAATATTCGCTTTTCCTTTTTAGCATAACTTtatcattcaattttttaagtgtttataaCTTATGTCAGAAGGAGACACGCCAACAGCAATAGAGGGTGGACATTTAATCTCTACAACACCAGGACCATGACAACTGCAGTTAATTTCTATGTCTGGAGTAGCACTCAGAAATGCATGCGTTCTAGAAACACTTATCCCAGGTTCTATAAACACCATATTTTTGTGGTGAGTTTTTACAATATTCttgtatttaattttagcaTGTTTTTCTGAGGATATGCCATGTTTCATCTGCCATGTTTGAACAACTGTTTCTTTCCCAAGTActtctgaaataaaattaaatggcTCAGTGTTATTTGTAAGTGCAGAGTTCATTGCAGTATAAACACGTTTAACGTTTGATGCTGTTATTCTTCCACTTCTTTGTTCAAACCATAGCATAGACTCACTTTGTGCTTTTGTGttggtaaaaattattttaatatcttcatCGCTTAATTGagatgataaaaattaaagttttatcatCTCAATAAAGCTTTAGTGGTTAGAGTTAAATCTAACCACTAAAGCTTGAATTGTTGGACTATTAATTGTTGATTTTTGATTAACTGGAAGGTTC
The nucleotide sequence above comes from Hydra vulgaris chromosome 09, alternate assembly HydraT2T_AEP. Encoded proteins:
- the LOC136084942 gene encoding uncharacterized protein LOC136084942, with the translated sequence MKRIFWIAPELDTLVAIIKADKKRSCRDKTEDIAFLLDQLGDRKTRIGGLDTRYISSVNRSLSKFEMRSSLNETMSESEFSSNGSDKNEDNDDFPYPDPELKKKVKKPDTVLLPKDILKRTADTAVGEGLSHRQHTAMVNSIIAKSGGNIDEFKCSTSTALRAADKVIYDESKRIKDHLRNFRNNNKNILVQLHFDGKVCHEYTDGKKSEKDRLAILINGNMETHLLGIPAISSGTGENQKNAIRDILNCFDLTNSIQAVTFDTTRINTGNKNGAVSLLVNEVFQRPVLSIACRHHINELHITHFWKNYPSSATSGPDNMLFKILKSTWNDLDVENQVLRRLTIPDETWLGHQKHESITFCRNIITHGSLKKIAR
- the LOC136084550 gene encoding uncharacterized protein LOC136084550, producing the protein MVLSEEKYKFRTPGAIHHARFMAKGIYYLKLQLMMDAIPSLTNRLKNEITEVATFVAVFYTTWFLKAELSAVAPRQDMRALWQMNRFKEYNLIGAESVIESIKRHTWFLDLYLVVLALADENCEERGEIAQKLYSFEFRSLDKYSLARIKANMEVLNSLDFSGPKPPSLVELVTENSWLLFLMIGQSKSDCQWMKTPPEYWTCNDFYIKFKDAIFNLAVVNDCSERTVKLIKDNIDIARKEEKRQDSLLFMHNYKRKYVGKRKTSKKNKKTI